From a single Phalacrocorax aristotelis chromosome 1, bGulAri2.1, whole genome shotgun sequence genomic region:
- the STOML3 gene encoding stomatin-like protein 3 isoform X2 → MDPQREAPKKNNTEHLIADRQEGIGVCGWILAFLSFLLVLITFPISMWACIKVIREYERAVVFRLGRILSKKAKGPGLIFILPCTDTFFKVDLRTVTCNIPPQEVLTKDAVTAQVDEVVCYRIYSAVSAVANVTDVHSATFLLAQTTLRNALGTQSLAQLLAGREEIAHSIQDVLSGIQVPVCFLLIVKVDFSRYGQCHNVASISLTLQIVAAQGEMNASKALKQASMVLADSPAGLQLRYLQTLTTLAAENNSTIVFPLPLNMLDSFGQKNRGG, encoded by the exons ATGGATCCCCAGAGAGAGGCGCCCAAGAAGAACAACACAGAGCATCTAATTG ctgaCAGGCAGGAAGGAATTGGTGTCTGTGGCTGGATCCtggctttcctttctttcctcctggtGCTTATTACCTTTCCTATTTCCATGTGGGCATGTATCAAG gtCATCAGAGAATATGAACGTGCTGTTGTATTTCGGCTGGGACGTATACTGTCTAAGAAAGCAAAGGGACCAG gtttgaTCTTCATACTGCCATGTACAGATACATTTTTCAAGGTTGATCTTAGAACTGTTACATGTAACATTCCTCCACAGGAG GTTCTCACAAAAGATGCCGTTACTGCCCAAGTTGATGAGGTGGTATGCTACAGGATCTACAGTGCTGTCAGTGCTGTTGCTAATGTCACTGATGTCCATTCGGCTACCTTCCTCTTGGCACAGACAACCCTGAGGAATGCTCTGGGTACACAGAGCTTGGCTCAGCTCCTGGCAGGTCGTGAGGAGATTGCGCACAGTATTCAG GATGTCCTATCCGGCATCCAAGtgcctgtttgttttctcctcattGTAAAGGTGGATTTCTCCCGCTACGGGCAGTGTCACAATGTGGCTTCCATTTCTCTTACTTTGCAGATTGTGGCAGCACAGGGAGAAATGAATGCTTCTAAAGCCCTCAAGCAGGCCTCCATGGTGCTGGCTGATTCTCCGGCAGGTCTTCAGCTGCGCTACCTGCAAACATTAACCACCTTGGCAGCAGAGAATAATTCCACTATcgtcttccctctccctctgaaTATGCTTGACAGTTTCGGGCAGAAAAATAGGGGGGGATAG
- the STOML3 gene encoding stomatin-like protein 3 isoform X1 yields the protein MDPQREAPKKNNTEHLIADRQEGIGVCGWILAFLSFLLVLITFPISMWACIKVIREYERAVVFRLGRILSKKAKGPGLIFILPCTDTFFKVDLRTVTCNIPPQEVLTKDAVTAQVDEVVCYRIYSAVSAVANVTDVHSATFLLAQTTLRNALGTQSLAQLLAGREEIAHSIQIVAAQGEMNASKALKQASMVLADSPAGLQLRYLQTLTTLAAENNSTIVFPLPLNMLDSFGQKNRGG from the exons ATGGATCCCCAGAGAGAGGCGCCCAAGAAGAACAACACAGAGCATCTAATTG ctgaCAGGCAGGAAGGAATTGGTGTCTGTGGCTGGATCCtggctttcctttctttcctcctggtGCTTATTACCTTTCCTATTTCCATGTGGGCATGTATCAAG gtCATCAGAGAATATGAACGTGCTGTTGTATTTCGGCTGGGACGTATACTGTCTAAGAAAGCAAAGGGACCAG gtttgaTCTTCATACTGCCATGTACAGATACATTTTTCAAGGTTGATCTTAGAACTGTTACATGTAACATTCCTCCACAGGAG GTTCTCACAAAAGATGCCGTTACTGCCCAAGTTGATGAGGTGGTATGCTACAGGATCTACAGTGCTGTCAGTGCTGTTGCTAATGTCACTGATGTCCATTCGGCTACCTTCCTCTTGGCACAGACAACCCTGAGGAATGCTCTGGGTACACAGAGCTTGGCTCAGCTCCTGGCAGGTCGTGAGGAGATTGCGCACAGTATTCAG ATTGTGGCAGCACAGGGAGAAATGAATGCTTCTAAAGCCCTCAAGCAGGCCTCCATGGTGCTGGCTGATTCTCCGGCAGGTCTTCAGCTGCGCTACCTGCAAACATTAACCACCTTGGCAGCAGAGAATAATTCCACTATcgtcttccctctccctctgaaTATGCTTGACAGTTTCGGGCAGAAAAATAGGGGGGGATAG